One genomic window of Deltaproteobacteria bacterium includes the following:
- a CDS encoding ATP-binding protein: LEEMLSELPEEGVPQKGDLLSLARANLKVTQRLNDTLSGFLRFARPPAMELALVDLNRIVSETLRFLEMELGYRGISLKTKIHPTSLPILADEKLLKQALLNLLLNAQEAVEKEEKVIRVTTGVRAGRPFVRIRDNGRGIPPSDRRSIFRLFFTTRKNGSGLGLSIVRQIVQQHGGAIYVRSREGQGTTMTVALLFEEQFRAMFPGRLPLALPQGRRT, encoded by the coding sequence CTCGAGGAGATGCTCTCCGAGCTGCCGGAGGAGGGCGTTCCGCAGAAGGGGGACCTCCTCTCCCTTGCCCGCGCCAACCTCAAGGTCACGCAGCGGCTGAACGACACGCTCTCGGGCTTCCTGCGCTTCGCCCGGCCCCCGGCGATGGAACTTGCCCTGGTCGACCTCAACCGGATCGTGTCGGAGACGCTCCGGTTCCTCGAGATGGAACTCGGGTACCGGGGGATCTCCCTCAAGACGAAGATCCACCCCACGTCCCTGCCGATCCTGGCCGACGAGAAATTGTTGAAGCAGGCGCTGCTCAACCTCCTGCTGAACGCCCAGGAAGCGGTGGAGAAGGAGGAGAAGGTGATCCGCGTGACCACCGGTGTGCGCGCGGGGCGCCCCTTCGTGCGGATCCGTGACAACGGCCGGGGGATCCCGCCCTCCGACCGCCGCAGCATCTTCCGCCTCTTCTTCACCACCCGGAAGAACGGCAGCGGCCTGGGGCTCTCGATCGTCCGCCAGATCGTTCAGCAGCACGGAGGCGCGATCTACGTCCGCAGCCGGGAGGGGCAGGGGACCACGATGACCGTCGCGCTCCTGTTCGAGGAGCAGTTCCGGGCGATGTTCCCCGGCCGCCTGCCGCTTGCGCTGCCGCAGGGGAGGCGTACGTGA